From Salvia splendens isolate huo1 chromosome 16, SspV2, whole genome shotgun sequence, a single genomic window includes:
- the LOC121771138 gene encoding uncharacterized protein LOC121771138, whose translation MAGGKCNLERGGSGSGGRGGRWHNQNKPNRYRGAPKHGSPGSDKPAPATAGRRCCSAPDQPPPQHGNEVLIRVRGCGLGEFCWSISVQWWGRLLISLSYSLGE comes from the exons ATGGCCGGCGGCAAATGCAACCTCGAACGCGGTGGCAGTGGCAGTGGCGGAAGAGGAGGACGCTGGCATAACCAGAATAAACCGAATCGTTACCGCGGCGCACCTAAGCATGGATCTCCCGGTTCAGATAAACCAGCCCCCGCCACCGCAGGTAGGAGGTGCTGCTCCGCGCCGGATCAGCCTCCTCCGCAGCACG GAAATGAAGTGTTGATTCGAGTTCGCGGATGCGGACTAGGAGAATTCTGCTGGTCGATATCGGTGCAGTGGTGGGGCCGCTTGTTGATCTCCTTGAGCTACTCGCTGGGAGAGTGA